A single Lactuca sativa cultivar Salinas chromosome 8, Lsat_Salinas_v11, whole genome shotgun sequence DNA region contains:
- the LOC111918325 gene encoding adenylate kinase 4, with protein MASTTSLEDVPSMDMMTELLRRFKCSSKPDKRLILIGPPGSGKGTQSPIIKDEYCLCHLATGDMLRAAVAAKTPLGIKAKETMEKGELVSDDLVVGIIDEAMKKPSCQKGFILDGFPRTVAQAEKLDEMLQKQGTKIDKVLDFAIDDSILEERITGRWIHASSGRTYHTKFAPPKVHGVDDVTGEPLMQRKDDTAEVLKSRLQAFHKQTKPVIDYYSKKGVVAMLPAEKPPKEVTVEVQKVLSS; from the exons ATGGCGAGCACCACCTCCTTGGAAGATGTACCTTCAATGGACATGATGACCGAACTTCTTCGCCGATTCAAGTGTTCATCTAAGCCTGACAAACGCCTCATCCTCATCG GTCCACCTGGATCGGGCAAAGGTACTCAATCCCCCATCATTAAGGATGAATACTGCCTTTGCCACTTGGCAACAGGTGATATGTTGAGAGCCGCTGTTGCAGCCAAAACTCCACTCGGGATTAAAGCTAAAGAAACCATGGAGAAG GGTGAACTAGTGTCAGATGACCTAGTGGTTGGGATAATTGATGAAGCAATGAAGAAGCCATCATGCCAGAAAGGGTTCATTCTTGATGGTTTTCCTAGAACAGTTGCCCAGGCCGAGAAG CTTGATGAGATGCTTCAAAAACAAGGAACTAAGATCGATAAGGTGCTTGATTTTGCAATTGATGACTCCATTTTAGAAGAAAGAATTACTGGCCGTTGGATCCACGCTTCAAGTGGTAGGACCTACCACACAAAATTTGCACCTCCTAAGGTTCATGGAGTCGATGAT gTTACTGGAGAGCCATTAATGCAAAGAAAAGATGATACTGCCGAAGTTCTCAAGTCAAGGCTGCAGGCTTTTCATAAGCAAACTAAACCA GTTATAGACTACTACAGTAAGAAGGGTGTGGTTGCAATGCTTCCAGCAGAGAAACCCCCAAAGGAGGTAACTGTTGAGGTTCAGAAAGTTTTATCTTCTTAA
- the LOC111918324 gene encoding 4-coumarate--CoA ligase-like 9 → MTISNSQLSINSQNGFCSKTQIYHSLRPPYPLPPQSTPFSITDFILSLLKTTTTTTGASIIDATTRRFIPYSDVPLLVRNLAASLRQPPLSLSNGACAFVICPNSANLPILYLSLFSLGVVVSPSNPASSIQEISRQLRLCKPVVAFATSESANKLLEVGFPNPVVVIDSNEFESMMRTKPNGSETKIEVLQSDTAAILYSSGTTGKIKGVKLTHRNMISTIAGANFGRQDRSSPAVYLLTVPYFHIYGLGLCMRLVAFGESLVSMARFDLRLMLKSIEEFSVTHLASAPPVVVGLVDGDNDHLVNQTNWSSLETVLCGGASLTMAVIDKFKKRFPTVLLLQAYGLTETTGGVSRIAGPYESTIAGTVGRLIARCQAKIVDPNTGVGLPPMSHGELWLRGPFIMKGYVDDKEVSDTMVDSDGWLRTGDLCYFDNEGFLFIVDRLKELIKYKGYQVPPAELEHILHTHPDITEAAVIPYPDEKAGQVPMGFVVRRKGSTINETQVKDFVAKQVAPYKKLRKVRFIDSIPKNAPGKVLRKELIKMALSVSDVTSKL, encoded by the exons ATGACAATCTCGAATTCCCAGTTATCAATCAATTCCCAAAACGGATTTTGCTCCAAAACCCAAATCTACCATAGCCTTAGACCTCCATATCCTCTGCCTCCACAGTCCACTCCTTTTTCCATAACCGATTTCATCTTATCGCTCCTcaaaacaaccaccaccaccaccggagCATCTATCATTGACGCCACCACCCGCCGCTTCATCCCTTACTCCGACGTCCCACTTCTTGTGCGCAACCTTGCAGCCTCACTCCGCCAACCACCATTGTCTCTCTCAAATGGAGCGTGTGCTTTCGTTATTTGTCCCAATTCCGCCAATCTCCCGATTCTGTACCTTTCTCTCTTCTCGCTTGGTGTTGTTGTTTCGCCTTCGAATCCTGCTAGTTCGATTCAAGAGATTTCTCGCCAACTCCGCCTCTGTAAACCGGTGGTTGCTTTCGCGACGTCGGAGTCAGCTAACAAGTTGTTAGAAGTTGGATTTCCTAATCCGGTCGTGGTAATCGACTCGAACGAATTTGAATCGATGATGCGAACAAAACCAAATGGATCTGAAACAAAAATTGAAGTTTTGCAGTCCGATACAGCGGCGATTTTGTACTCGTCGGGGACTACAGGGAAGATCAAGGGAGTGAAATTAACGCATAGGAACATGATATCAACGATTGCCGGAGCAAACTTCGGGCGTCAAGATAGATCTTCTCCGGCCGTGTACCTCCTCACGGTGCCGTATTTTCATATATACGGGTTAGGGTTATGTATGAGGTTGGTTGCGTTTGGGGAGAGTTTGGTTTCGATGGCGAGGTTTGATCTGCGTCTAATGTTGAAATCGATTGAGGAGTTTAGTGTTACTCATCTAGCATCGGCGCCGCCGGTGGTGGTCGGTTTGGTGGACGGCGATAATGACCATTTGGTAAATCAAACCAATTGGAGCTCTCTGGAAACTGTACTGTGTGGCGGAGCATCACTTACGATGGCCGTGATCGATAAGTTCAAGAAAAGATTTCCGACTGTGTTGTTGTTGCAG GCGTATGGATTGACGGAAACTACAGGTGGAGTCTCACGAATTGCAGGTCCATATGAGAGCACAATCGCAGGCACCGTAGGGCGGCTCATAGCCCGTTGTCAAGCCAAGATAGTTGATCCCAACACCGGTGTTGGTTTGCCTCCCATGAGCCATGGTGAACTATGGCTTCGAGGTCCCTTCATTATGAAAG gcTATGTGGATGATAAAGAAGTTAGTGATACAATGGTGGATTCGGATGGATGGTTGAGAACGGGTGATCTTTGTTACTTTGATAATGAAGGCTTCTTATTTATTGTGGATAGATTAAAAGAGTTGATCAAATATAAAGGTTATCAG GTGCCTCCTGCAGAACTGGAGCACATTCTACATACGCACCCTGACATTACCGAAGCAGCTGTGATTCC GTATCCAGATGAGAAGGCAGGACAAGTACCGATGGGATTTGTTGTTAGAAGAAAAGGAAGCACCATTAACGAAACACAAGTCAAAGATTTTGTGGCGAAACAG GTTGCACCATACAAGAAACTACGAAAAGTACGTTTCATTGATTCGATACCAAAGAATGCTCCGGGAAAAGTACTAAGAAAGGAGTTGATCAAGATGGCTCTCTCTGTCTCTGATGTCACTTCTAAGCTTTAG